The proteins below are encoded in one region of Triticum aestivum cultivar Chinese Spring chromosome 1B, IWGSC CS RefSeq v2.1, whole genome shotgun sequence:
- the LOC123106100 gene encoding 5'-methylthioadenosine/S-adenosylhomocysteine nucleosidase isoform X2 — MASFPKGAPWTRYHGDYKGLHIDLVWPGKDPLLGVDSVGTVSAALVTYACIQLLKPDLIINAGTAGGFKARGAGIGDVFLASDVAFHDRRIPIPVFDSYGVGARKTFATPNIVKELNLKVGKLSTGDSLDMSPHDETAILSNEATVKDMEGAAVAYVADLFSTPAIFVKAVTDIVDGEKPTAEEFLQNLISVTMALDQAVMQVVDFISGKCISDL; from the exons ATGGCAAG CTTTCCGAAAGGTGCCCCTTGGACTCGGTACCATGGTGACTACAAAGGCCTCCACATCGATCTCGTGTGGCCTGGAAAAGATCCTCTGCTTG GAGTTGACAGTGTCGGTACAGTATCCGCAGCTCTGGTGACTTATGCTTGTATACAGTTGTTGAAGCCAGACCTTATCATCAACGCTGGTACTGCTGGTGGTTTTAAG GCCAGAGGAGCAGGTATTGGGGATGTCTTCTTAGCTTCAGATGTTGCATTCCATGACAGGAGAATACCCATTCCT GTTTTTGACAGTTATGGAGTTGGAGCGCGAAAAACATTTGCAACCCCAAATATAGTGAAGGAACTCAATTTGAAG GTTGGGAAACTGTCAACTGGTGATTCTCTGGACATGTCCCCCCATGATGAGACAGCAATACTGAGCAATGAAGCTACGGTCAAGGATATGGAG GGGGCAGCGGTGGCATATGTTgctgacttgttctcgacacccGCTATCTTTGTCAAAGCTGTGACTGACATTGTTGATGGGGAGAAGCCAACAGCCGAGGAGTTTCTGCAAAACCTGATCTCAGTGACGATGGCGCTTGACCAGGCAGTCATGCAAGTGGTAGACTTCATCAGTGGCAAATGTATCTCTGATCTCTGA
- the LOC123106100 gene encoding 5'-methylthioadenosine/S-adenosylhomocysteine nucleosidase isoform X1, producing MAPPSSEEPAAAAAAAAAEPAGAGAISKVLVVIAMQTEALPLVTRFQLVEAAADESIFPKGAPWTRYHGDYKGLHIDLVWPGKDPLLGVDSVGTVSAALVTYACIQLLKPDLIINAGTAGGFKARGAGIGDVFLASDVAFHDRRIPIPVFDSYGVGARKTFATPNIVKELNLKVGKLSTGDSLDMSPHDETAILSNEATVKDMEGAAVAYVADLFSTPAIFVKAVTDIVDGEKPTAEEFLQNLISVTMALDQAVMQVVDFISGKCISDL from the exons atggcgccgccgtcctCCGAagagcctgccgccgccgccgccgccgccgccgccgagcccgctGGAGCCGGCGCCATCTCCAAGGTCCTCGTCGTCATAG CGATGCAGACGGAGGCGCTCCCGCTCGTCACCCGGTTCCAGCTCGTCGAGGCGGCCGCCGACGAATCCAT CTTTCCGAAAGGTGCCCCTTGGACTCGGTACCATGGTGACTACAAAGGCCTCCACATCGATCTCGTGTGGCCTGGAAAAGATCCTCTGCTTG GAGTTGACAGTGTCGGTACAGTATCCGCAGCTCTGGTGACTTATGCTTGTATACAGTTGTTGAAGCCAGACCTTATCATCAACGCTGGTACTGCTGGTGGTTTTAAG GCCAGAGGAGCAGGTATTGGGGATGTCTTCTTAGCTTCAGATGTTGCATTCCATGACAGGAGAATACCCATTCCT GTTTTTGACAGTTATGGAGTTGGAGCGCGAAAAACATTTGCAACCCCAAATATAGTGAAGGAACTCAATTTGAAG GTTGGGAAACTGTCAACTGGTGATTCTCTGGACATGTCCCCCCATGATGAGACAGCAATACTGAGCAATGAAGCTACGGTCAAGGATATGGAG GGGGCAGCGGTGGCATATGTTgctgacttgttctcgacacccGCTATCTTTGTCAAAGCTGTGACTGACATTGTTGATGGGGAGAAGCCAACAGCCGAGGAGTTTCTGCAAAACCTGATCTCAGTGACGATGGCGCTTGACCAGGCAGTCATGCAAGTGGTAGACTTCATCAGTGGCAAATGTATCTCTGATCTCTGA